The Candidatus Dependentiae bacterium region AGAGGTATATGATAATTTTTAAAATATGGAGACGATGCAAAATCCTTTGTATTTACCAATCGTTTTTTTCTAATTTTATCAAGATCAACCTCTTCCCCAATATCAATTGCATAAAATAAATAAATATTTCCATTAAATTTTGTTGCTTGATTAATAAAATTTATATTTTCCATCAATAGCCCCTACTCAAAAAAAGATTTATAAAAATTCAATCTAAAATTTTGCTGCAAGTTAAAAAACTGCTGTATATAAAAACTTTTACACCCTGCAGCCGAACCGGCTTTAATATCCAACAATTTATCCCCAAACATCAATGATTCGGATAAATTAATATTAAACTCTTTTGCTGCGGCAAAAAACATTCCGGGTTTGGGTTTTCTACAGTCGCAATTAATTAAGTATTTTTCATCTACAGCATTACTTTCATGATGTGGACAATAGTAAAATTTTTTAATAAATATATTTTCTTGTTTCAATAAGTTATATAAATATTCGTGGGTTTTTATTACAAACGATTCATCAAAGTATCCTCTGGCTACTCCGGACTGATTTGTAACTACAAAAATTTTATAATCTTTTTCCTGCAGATATCGAAGTAAATATATTGCATCCTGAATAATTTTTATATCATCAATTGATTTTAAATAATTCACATCTTCTATTATTGTACCATCTCGGTCAAAAAAAGCTGCTTTAATTTGTTCCATTTTCTCGAAACCTTCTATATTT contains the following coding sequences:
- a CDS encoding HAD family hydrolase, which gives rise to MEQIKAAFFDRDGTIIEDVNYLKSIDDIKIIQDAIYLLRYLQEKDYKIFVVTNQSGVARGYFDESFVIKTHEYLYNLLKQENIFIKKFYYCPHHESNAVDEKYLINCDCRKPKPGMFFAAAKEFNINLSESLMFGDKLLDIKAGSAAGCKSFYIQQFFNLQQNFRLNFYKSFFE